In Synechococcus sp. KORDI-52, one genomic interval encodes:
- a CDS encoding cysteine desulfurase family protein: MERPELYLDAAATTPPLPQVIAVMQQVQQTAWANPSSLHGAGLAAAEALERARWRIAERFFVSPDQLIVTSGATESVHLALLGSAAGLVPGRLVISAVEHPAVVAAADRLEALGWSIAEWPVDGQGVVRLDQLDRLLSAPTRLVSLIAAQGEVGALQPVSKIAEACRERGIVIHSDATQLVPQGCFAFERLGVDLLTLSAHKFRGPRGVGLLIRAPGVELSPLQGGGGQEHGLRSGTEPVALVSGMAEALMALPSFDPVSQPVPPGSSIQIRRQRDQLLERLLELSQLQLCGPPPDQRLPHHIALLATSADGQPLPGRDLVRRLAASGVAISSGSACSSGNSADSAVLMAMGVPGPERQSGLRLTLGPWLSDQDLDAVSGRFESVLETFP; encoded by the coding sequence GTGGAACGCCCTGAGCTCTACCTGGATGCTGCTGCCACGACACCGCCCCTGCCGCAGGTGATCGCGGTGATGCAGCAGGTGCAGCAAACGGCCTGGGCCAACCCCAGCAGCCTCCATGGAGCAGGGTTGGCAGCAGCGGAGGCCCTCGAGCGGGCGCGCTGGCGCATCGCCGAGCGTTTCTTTGTCAGCCCTGACCAGTTGATCGTCACATCAGGAGCGACGGAATCCGTTCACCTTGCCCTGCTCGGCAGTGCCGCCGGTCTTGTCCCGGGCCGGTTGGTGATCTCTGCGGTGGAGCATCCAGCGGTGGTCGCTGCGGCGGACCGACTGGAGGCCTTGGGCTGGAGCATTGCTGAATGGCCCGTTGATGGCCAGGGCGTTGTGAGGCTGGACCAACTCGATCGGCTGTTGTCTGCTCCCACCCGGCTGGTCTCCCTGATTGCCGCCCAGGGCGAGGTGGGTGCACTGCAACCCGTAAGCAAGATCGCTGAGGCCTGCCGGGAGCGCGGCATCGTCATCCACAGCGATGCCACTCAGCTTGTGCCCCAGGGTTGCTTCGCCTTCGAGCGACTCGGGGTTGATCTGCTGACCCTCTCAGCCCACAAGTTCCGCGGCCCCAGGGGGGTGGGCCTGCTGATTCGGGCCCCGGGTGTGGAACTTTCACCACTCCAGGGCGGTGGCGGCCAGGAACACGGCCTGCGTTCCGGCACCGAACCCGTTGCGTTGGTCAGTGGCATGGCCGAAGCCCTGATGGCCCTTCCCAGCTTTGACCCCGTCAGCCAGCCCGTTCCACCGGGCAGCTCGATCCAGATCCGTCGCCAACGGGATCAACTGCTCGAACGTCTGCTGGAGCTATCCCAGCTTCAGCTCTGCGGTCCTCCCCCGGATCAGCGTCTGCCCCATCACATCGCGCTGCTGGCTACCAGCGCTGATGGCCAGCCCCTGCCGGGACGCGATCTGGTGCGACGGCTGGCGGCGTCGGGGGTGGCCATCAGCAGTGGCAGTGCCTGCAGCAGTGGCAACAGTGCCGACAGTGCTGTGCTCATGGCCATGGGCGTTCCTGGGCCTGAACGGCAGTCGGGCCTGCGGCTGACCCTTGGCCCCTGGCTGTCGGATCAGGATCTCGATGCCGTCTCCGGCCGCTTTGAATCCGTACTCGAGACATTTCCCTGA
- a CDS encoding DUF1995 family protein: MTQSDAPCLALPADLLAAEQALLQAALAAVGSGDGQRWAASLRFEGLRLLPVAVRLARALIAAGQDLLMVWPDAGAAALARRDAEDLKEVILDFNQLKRAVNDAPDTRLLLAVNPSPADYEEFQALCENHAGVVLMLNGRLEDAAVGIGSVARERRKGFVASWQQAYWLQPLEGGALMRCFPDDWRLYRQDPDGYRQLEVLAERPDPDTTAALLAGEDPDSIKQQLSGVDRFLDGLRN; encoded by the coding sequence ATGACTCAATCCGACGCTCCCTGTCTCGCCCTCCCCGCGGATCTGCTCGCGGCCGAGCAAGCCTTGCTGCAAGCCGCCCTGGCGGCCGTTGGATCCGGCGACGGTCAACGCTGGGCTGCAAGCCTCCGTTTTGAGGGCCTTCGCCTGCTTCCGGTGGCGGTGCGTCTGGCGCGTGCACTGATCGCTGCCGGTCAGGATCTGTTGATGGTTTGGCCCGATGCCGGTGCTGCTGCCCTGGCCCGGCGCGATGCGGAAGACCTCAAAGAGGTGATCCTTGATTTCAATCAGCTCAAACGTGCGGTGAACGACGCCCCCGACACCCGTCTGCTGCTTGCGGTGAACCCCTCCCCTGCTGATTACGAGGAGTTCCAGGCGTTGTGTGAAAACCACGCCGGAGTGGTTTTGATGCTGAATGGGCGTCTAGAAGACGCTGCCGTCGGCATCGGCAGTGTGGCCCGGGAGCGTCGAAAGGGTTTCGTGGCCAGCTGGCAGCAGGCCTACTGGCTTCAGCCCCTGGAGGGAGGTGCGTTGATGCGCTGCTTCCCCGATGACTGGCGTCTCTATCGCCAGGATCCCGATGGTTACCGGCAACTTGAGGTGCTTGCCGAGCGGCCAGACCCGGACACCACGGCAGCTTTGCTGGCTGGTGAAGATCCCGACAGCATCAAACAACAGCTGTCCGGTGTGGACCGCTTCCTTGATGGTCTGCGCAACTGA
- the dacB gene encoding D-alanyl-D-alanine carboxypeptidase/D-alanyl-D-alanine-endopeptidase has product MPARADPPLLSPPPVVQRQGQALLGGGALCPALQSALESAVGPEKHVWSVSVLDQRGRLLADLNGGIPRVPASNQKLVSTAFALDRLGPDFKLKTQLLRHADGTLEIVGEGDPDLSIAEIQKFAMVALGQGGSRNPASPSSTPVQLMVREEPRQRWWPADWDPADRSYAYGAPITRLALTSNALHMAVMNPAARLQRILDSTIRQQGGQIRLQMVDQQTREAALERSGAPMVVLHREESAPMHALLSLANTESHNFTAEVLMREAADAWDVNRAALSTTRWMQAQGIPMKGLRVRDGSGLSRGNRLTSRSLSVLLWRMAQHPLAAYYQASMAIAGQRGTLRNFLRGTSVQGRFWGKTGTLTGVRSISGILATPHGPRYVSMISNGAYAPKRVMGQILLASQGVSRCPSWNAGGTPHGGPG; this is encoded by the coding sequence ATGCCCGCCAGGGCAGATCCTCCGCTGTTGTCTCCGCCTCCTGTGGTTCAGCGTCAGGGACAGGCGTTGCTCGGCGGCGGAGCTCTATGCCCGGCGTTGCAATCAGCTCTGGAATCAGCCGTGGGCCCAGAAAAGCACGTCTGGAGCGTCAGCGTGCTTGATCAACGTGGTCGGTTGCTGGCGGATCTGAACGGGGGGATTCCCAGGGTTCCGGCTTCGAATCAGAAACTGGTCAGCACGGCGTTTGCCCTGGATCGCCTAGGCCCTGACTTCAAGCTGAAGACACAGCTCCTGCGTCACGCCGATGGGACGTTGGAAATTGTGGGTGAAGGGGATCCCGACCTCAGCATTGCTGAGATACAGAAGTTCGCCATGGTTGCTCTCGGCCAGGGGGGCTCCCGCAACCCGGCCAGCCCTTCATCAACACCTGTTCAGCTGATGGTGCGGGAGGAACCGCGTCAGCGCTGGTGGCCCGCTGACTGGGACCCAGCGGACCGGTCTTACGCCTACGGCGCACCGATCACCCGCCTGGCTCTCACCAGCAATGCTTTGCATATGGCGGTCATGAATCCAGCGGCACGGCTGCAACGGATTTTGGATTCCACGATTCGCCAGCAGGGCGGCCAGATCCGACTGCAGATGGTGGATCAGCAGACTCGAGAAGCGGCACTGGAGCGGAGTGGTGCGCCGATGGTGGTGCTGCACCGCGAAGAGTCCGCGCCGATGCACGCTCTGCTCAGCCTGGCCAACACCGAGAGTCACAACTTCACCGCTGAGGTGCTGATGCGAGAGGCAGCGGATGCCTGGGATGTGAACCGTGCGGCGCTGTCCACCACCCGTTGGATGCAGGCCCAGGGAATACCCATGAAGGGGCTGAGGGTGCGTGACGGCAGCGGACTCTCGAGGGGTAACCGTCTCACCAGTCGTTCCCTTTCTGTTCTGCTGTGGCGTATGGCACAACATCCTCTGGCGGCCTACTACCAGGCCTCGATGGCGATTGCCGGTCAGAGGGGAACACTGCGCAACTTTCTCCGCGGCACCTCTGTTCAGGGTCGCTTCTGGGGCAAGACAGGAACCCTGACCGGGGTGCGTTCGATCTCTGGAATTCTCGCCACACCCCATGGTCCCCGCTACGTGAGCATGATCTCCAATGGCGCCTACGCGCCCAAACGGGTGATGGGTCAGATTCTGCTGGCAAGCCAGGGTGTCAGCCGTTGCCCCTCATGGAACGCAGGCGGGACGCCGCACGGTGGGCCCGGCTGA
- the dapF gene encoding diaminopimelate epimerase, with protein MLSFSKYQGLGNDFLIVEGRQGQLPHAISDPDPAWVQRICDRRFGVGGDGLILALPPQADGDLRMRILNADGSEAEMCGNGIRCLARYLADTDGDAPGSSWDIETLAGIIRPELMADGQLRVDMGPPFLTSEGIPTSLMPEDGVPQGVLLLEGEQLKVAAVGMGNPHVVVPVDDLASIPFDAWGAALEVHPAFPAKTNVHFLQVHSRERLEIRVWERGAGPTLACGTGACATLVAAVLLGLADDCAEVVLPGGPLMIEWRDRNGSVLMTGPAEAVFDGVLTPDLVPADSTTASISAAPASPPAATAAAEFDCSKDCADQCQRPDHCLRDEAQQKVQAFLSNTSLDSMLNLASESLEQRTKARFERGTP; from the coding sequence ATGCTCTCGTTCAGCAAATATCAGGGACTTGGCAACGATTTCCTGATCGTTGAAGGCCGGCAGGGACAACTGCCTCATGCCATCAGTGATCCCGATCCAGCCTGGGTGCAGCGCATCTGTGATCGGCGCTTCGGCGTTGGCGGCGATGGCCTGATCCTGGCGCTGCCTCCTCAGGCGGATGGGGACCTGCGGATGCGGATTCTCAATGCCGACGGCAGTGAAGCCGAGATGTGTGGCAACGGCATTCGCTGCCTGGCCCGCTACCTCGCCGATACCGATGGTGATGCCCCCGGCAGCAGCTGGGACATCGAAACTCTGGCGGGAATAATCCGCCCGGAACTGATGGCCGATGGCCAGTTGCGGGTGGATATGGGCCCGCCCTTCCTCACCTCCGAGGGCATCCCCACAAGTCTGATGCCCGAAGACGGAGTGCCGCAGGGGGTGTTGCTCCTGGAGGGAGAGCAACTGAAGGTGGCGGCCGTTGGCATGGGTAATCCCCATGTGGTGGTGCCCGTGGACGACCTCGCCAGCATTCCCTTTGATGCCTGGGGTGCTGCCCTGGAGGTGCATCCGGCTTTCCCGGCCAAGACCAACGTTCATTTCCTCCAAGTGCACAGCCGTGAGCGGCTGGAGATCCGGGTCTGGGAACGGGGTGCAGGCCCGACCCTGGCCTGCGGCACCGGTGCCTGCGCCACCCTGGTGGCAGCGGTGTTGCTGGGCCTCGCCGATGACTGCGCCGAGGTGGTTCTGCCCGGCGGCCCGCTGATGATTGAGTGGCGCGATCGCAACGGTTCCGTGCTGATGACGGGGCCCGCTGAAGCGGTGTTTGACGGGGTTCTGACACCCGATTTGGTGCCGGCAGATTCGACGACGGCGTCGATCAGCGCTGCCCCTGCCTCTCCACCTGCGGCGACGGCCGCGGCCGAATTCGATTGCTCCAAGGATTGCGCTGACCAGTGTCAGCGCCCTGACCACTGCCTCCGCGATGAAGCGCAGCAGAAGGTGCAGGCCTTCCTCAGCAACACATCCCTCGACTCGATGCTCAATCTCGCCAGTGAGTCCCTGGAGCAGCGCACCAAAGCGCGGTTTGAGCGTGGAACGCCCTGA
- a CDS encoding DUF4330 domain-containing protein: MLLNRLRSLSVIDAVAGVVALAALGGVIWSPKLSNAVAKATGAVKPVQVSVDVRHLYSADPEELFNAAREEAALNIVIRNQPAGRLTLISVDDLTNPLMAVQPDGSVVTADVPSTHLPRHARFVMEANAEIKSSGVVIGGTKLKVGVPVELEGRLYRLNGVVSGVTPL, from the coding sequence ATGCTGCTCAACAGGCTGCGATCCCTTTCTGTCATCGATGCAGTGGCTGGTGTTGTCGCCCTCGCTGCCCTGGGTGGGGTGATCTGGTCACCCAAGCTCTCGAATGCGGTCGCGAAAGCCACGGGAGCCGTCAAGCCCGTGCAGGTCAGCGTTGATGTTCGACATCTTTACAGCGCTGATCCCGAGGAACTGTTCAATGCGGCCAGAGAGGAAGCGGCGCTCAATATCGTGATTCGCAACCAACCGGCCGGCCGGTTGACTCTCATTTCTGTCGATGACCTCACCAATCCTCTGATGGCCGTACAGCCCGATGGTTCGGTGGTGACAGCCGATGTCCCAAGCACCCACCTTCCCCGCCATGCCCGATTTGTGATGGAGGCGAATGCGGAAATCAAATCCTCTGGTGTTGTGATCGGCGGCACCAAGCTAAAGGTGGGCGTACCCGTGGAGTTGGAAGGTCGTCTCTATCGCCTCAATGGGGTCGTGAGTGGAGTGACCCCCCTGTGA